A genomic window from Pseudogulbenkiania sp. MAI-1 includes:
- a CDS encoding DUF2789 domain-containing protein, with translation MDTGKHELPQLFQQLGLGGDAAAIDEFLAKHRLEHGVEVADAPFWSPAQADFLRQALESDAEWAEAVDELATLLSQ, from the coding sequence ATGGATACCGGCAAGCACGAACTGCCGCAGCTGTTCCAGCAACTCGGGCTGGGCGGCGATGCGGCGGCGATCGACGAATTCTTGGCCAAGCACCGGCTGGAGCACGGCGTGGAGGTGGCCGACGCGCCGTTCTGGAGCCCGGCGCAGGCGGATTTTCTGCGCCAGGCGCTGGAGAGCGACGCCGAGTGGGCCGAGGCGGTGGACGAGCTGGCGACGTTGTTGAGCCAGTAG
- a CDS encoding nucleotide pyrophosphohydrolase — translation MTAPVSLIDSTGLAAALERFADERHWPRYHTPRNLVLALTGEVGELAEIFQWLTDDEAACLAEDPARFTHLQEEMADVLMYLVRLASVTGVDLDAAVRDKLVKNALKYPTP, via the coding sequence ATGACCGCCCCCGTTTCCCTGATCGACAGCACCGGCCTTGCCGCCGCCCTGGAACGCTTCGCCGACGAGCGCCACTGGCCGCGCTACCACACCCCGCGCAATCTGGTGCTGGCGCTGACCGGCGAAGTCGGCGAACTCGCGGAAATCTTCCAGTGGCTGACCGACGACGAAGCGGCCTGTCTGGCCGAGGACCCGGCACGTTTCACCCATCTGCAGGAGGAGATGGCCGACGTGCTGATGTACCTGGTGCGGCTGGCCAGCGTCACCGGCGTCGACCTCGACGCGGCGGTGCGCGACAAGCTGGTCAAGAACGCGTTGAAGTACCCGACGCCCTGA
- the leuA gene encoding 2-isopropylmalate synthase → MLADPSQKYPPFSPIALPDRQWPGRILRSAPQWMSTDLRDGNQALIEPLDGEAKLRFFQLLVEIGFKEIEVAFPAASQTDFDFVRRLIDEDHIPDDVTIEVITQAREDLIRRTFDALRGARRSIVHLYNATAPQWRETVFASDRAGAKALALAGTRLIRELADADPATDWVFQYSPETFSATEPEFALEVCNAVIAAWEPMPERKMIVNLPATVELSTPNHYADQIEWMHRHLARRDSIILSVHPHNDRGTAVAAAELALLAGAERVEGCLFGNGERTGNVDLVTLALNLYSQGVAPGLDFSDIDAVRRQVEEFNRLPVHPRHPYAGELVYTAFSGSHQDAIKKGLDARRPGASWQVPYLPLDPADVGRSYDAVIRVNSQSGKGGISYLLQSEHGLRLPRRMQIEFSRLIQQHTDASGQEVTADELYALFHRHYLEARVPYRCHGFEQQYQDDGTTTLSLQLRGESHRVHGQGGGTLEALLDALSLEARIGDYHEHTLGSGADARAACYVELQLPGLPACYGAGIDRNITAAAIDALLSALNRSLAEQPDTPQARCQELPSRCLPLTSSR, encoded by the coding sequence ATGCTTGCCGACCCCAGTCAAAAATACCCACCGTTTAGTCCGATCGCTCTGCCCGACCGCCAATGGCCAGGACGTATCCTGCGCAGTGCACCGCAATGGATGAGCACCGACCTGCGCGACGGAAACCAGGCCCTGATCGAGCCGCTGGACGGCGAGGCCAAGCTGCGTTTCTTCCAGTTGCTGGTGGAAATCGGCTTCAAGGAAATCGAGGTGGCGTTTCCAGCAGCGTCGCAAACCGACTTCGACTTCGTGCGCCGGCTGATCGATGAGGACCACATCCCCGACGATGTCACCATCGAGGTCATCACCCAGGCGCGCGAGGACCTGATCCGCCGCACCTTCGACGCGCTGCGCGGAGCGCGCCGCTCCATCGTCCATCTCTACAATGCCACCGCTCCGCAATGGCGCGAGACGGTGTTCGCCAGTGATCGCGCCGGGGCCAAGGCGCTAGCGCTCGCCGGCACGCGGCTGATCCGTGAGCTCGCCGATGCCGACCCGGCCACCGACTGGGTGTTCCAGTACTCGCCGGAGACCTTCTCCGCCACCGAGCCCGAGTTCGCATTGGAGGTGTGCAACGCCGTGATCGCCGCCTGGGAGCCGATGCCGGAGCGCAAGATGATCGTCAACCTGCCGGCCACGGTGGAGCTGAGCACGCCCAACCATTACGCCGACCAGATCGAATGGATGCACCGCCACCTGGCCCGGCGCGACAGCATCATCCTCAGCGTGCACCCGCACAACGACCGCGGCACCGCTGTGGCGGCAGCGGAACTGGCACTCTTGGCCGGGGCGGAACGGGTGGAGGGCTGCTTGTTCGGCAACGGCGAGCGCACCGGCAACGTCGACCTGGTGACGCTGGCGCTCAACCTGTACTCGCAGGGCGTGGCGCCGGGGCTGGATTTCTCCGACATCGACGCGGTACGACGCCAGGTGGAGGAATTCAACCGCCTGCCAGTGCACCCGCGCCACCCCTACGCCGGCGAGCTGGTATACACGGCGTTTTCCGGTTCGCACCAGGACGCCATCAAGAAAGGGCTGGATGCGCGCCGTCCTGGCGCATCGTGGCAGGTGCCCTATTTGCCGCTCGACCCGGCCGACGTCGGCCGCAGCTACGACGCCGTGATCCGCGTCAACAGCCAGTCGGGCAAGGGCGGCATCAGCTACCTGCTGCAGTCGGAGCACGGCCTGCGGCTGCCGCGCCGCATGCAGATCGAATTCAGCCGGCTGATCCAGCAGCACACCGATGCCAGCGGGCAGGAAGTGACGGCGGACGAACTCTACGCGCTGTTCCACCGCCACTATCTCGAGGCCCGCGTCCCCTACCGCTGCCACGGCTTCGAACAGCAGTACCAGGACGACGGCACCACCACGCTGAGCCTGCAGCTACGCGGCGAGAGCCACCGCGTGCACGGCCAGGGCGGCGGCACCCTGGAAGCCTTGCTCGACGCACTGAGCCTCGAAGCCCGCATCGGCGACTATCACGAACACACCCTCGGCAGCGGCGCCGACGCGCGCGCGGCGTGCTACGTCGAACTACAACTGCCGGGCCTGCCGGCCTGCTACGGCGCCGGCATCGACCGCAACATCACCGCCGCCGCCATCGACGCCCTGCTCTCGGCCCTCAACCGCAGTCTGGCAGAACAACCCGATACACCCCAGGCCCGCTGCCAGGAACTTCCATCCCGCTGTCTGCCTCTGACCAGCTCCCGATAA
- a CDS encoding U32 family peptidase: protein MSLLPHQVELLSPAKNAEIGREAILHGADAVYIGGPSFGARHNACNSVEDIAGLVEFAHRYHARIFATLNTILHDAELEAARKLIWQLYDAGVDALIVQDMGILQMDLPPIQLHASTQCDIRDADKARFLSDAGFSQIVLARELTIPQIKKIAERVGDSATIEYFIHGALCVAFSGQCYISHADTGRSANRGDCSQACRLPYTLTDANGGVVAFDKHLLSMKDNNQSANLEALLDAGVRSLKIEGRYKDVSYVKNITAHYRLLLDEIIERRPELAPASSGSSEIFFAPDPDKTFHRGATDYFATGRKQDIGAFDSPKFVGVALGTVHKVGETWLEIATSETMSNGDGINFMKKREVVGMQLNTVKQIGKAEGGLLLWRCEPNDPSVLAGLKPGTDISRNRDHAWELALLKKSAERRVGVWATLSDGSDGLTLTLTDADGCSATASAAIALEPAKDAARAEAGLRDAIAKLGNTMFEAHDVQLSLSQPWFVPASVINGLRREAVEKLEAARLAAWPRPPRKVPVEPPVPYPEKTLSYLANVYNSLAWQFYTRHGVEVIDAAYEAHQEEGEVSLMITKHCLRFSFNLCPKQAKGVKGVMGQVRADPMTLKSGSETYTLKFECRPCEMHVMGKMKKHILKSAPPSEIPTSAPITFYKQRP, encoded by the coding sequence ATGAGTCTGTTGCCGCATCAAGTCGAACTGTTGTCCCCCGCCAAGAACGCCGAGATCGGGCGCGAGGCGATCCTGCACGGGGCGGATGCGGTGTACATCGGCGGACCGAGCTTCGGCGCGCGCCACAACGCCTGCAACAGCGTCGAGGATATCGCCGGGCTGGTCGAGTTCGCGCACCGCTACCACGCGCGCATCTTCGCCACGCTCAACACCATCCTGCACGATGCCGAGCTGGAGGCGGCGCGCAAGCTGATCTGGCAGCTGTACGATGCCGGCGTGGATGCGCTGATCGTCCAGGACATGGGCATCCTGCAGATGGACCTGCCGCCGATCCAGCTGCACGCCTCGACCCAGTGCGACATCCGCGACGCCGACAAGGCGCGCTTCCTGTCCGACGCCGGTTTCAGCCAGATCGTGCTGGCGCGCGAGCTGACCATTCCGCAGATCAAGAAAATCGCCGAGCGCGTGGGGGACAGTGCCACCATCGAATACTTCATCCACGGCGCGCTGTGTGTGGCGTTCTCCGGCCAGTGCTACATCAGCCACGCCGATACCGGGCGCAGCGCCAACCGTGGCGACTGCTCGCAGGCCTGTAGACTGCCGTACACGCTGACCGATGCCAACGGCGGCGTGGTGGCTTTCGACAAGCACCTGCTGTCGATGAAGGACAACAACCAGAGCGCCAACCTGGAGGCGCTGCTGGATGCCGGGGTGCGCTCGCTGAAGATCGAGGGCCGCTACAAGGACGTCAGCTACGTCAAGAACATCACCGCGCATTACCGCCTGCTGCTGGACGAGATCATCGAGCGCCGCCCGGAACTGGCGCCGGCCTCCAGCGGCAGCAGCGAGATCTTCTTCGCGCCGGACCCGGACAAGACCTTCCACCGCGGCGCGACCGATTATTTCGCCACCGGGCGCAAGCAGGACATCGGCGCCTTCGATTCGCCCAAGTTCGTCGGCGTGGCGCTGGGCACCGTGCACAAGGTGGGCGAGACCTGGCTGGAGATCGCCACGTCCGAGACCATGAGCAACGGCGACGGCATCAACTTCATGAAGAAGCGCGAGGTGGTGGGCATGCAGCTCAACACCGTCAAGCAAATCGGCAAGGCCGAAGGCGGCTTGCTGTTGTGGCGCTGCGAGCCCAACGACCCGAGCGTGCTCGCCGGTCTCAAGCCCGGCACCGACATCAGCCGCAACCGCGACCACGCCTGGGAGCTGGCGCTGTTGAAGAAATCGGCCGAGCGCCGCGTGGGCGTGTGGGCCACCTTGAGCGACGGCAGCGACGGCCTGACCCTGACCCTGACCGATGCCGACGGCTGCAGCGCCACGGCCAGCGCCGCCATCGCGCTGGAGCCGGCCAAGGATGCGGCCCGGGCCGAGGCCGGCCTGCGCGACGCCATCGCCAAGCTCGGCAACACCATGTTCGAGGCGCACGACGTTCAGCTATCGCTGTCCCAGCCGTGGTTCGTGCCGGCCTCGGTGATCAACGGCCTGCGCCGCGAGGCGGTGGAGAAGCTGGAGGCCGCGCGCCTGGCCGCCTGGCCGCGTCCGCCGCGCAAGGTGCCGGTGGAGCCGCCGGTGCCGTACCCGGAAAAGACCTTGAGCTACCTCGCCAATGTCTACAACTCGCTGGCCTGGCAGTTCTACACCCGGCACGGCGTCGAGGTGATCGATGCCGCCTACGAGGCGCACCAGGAAGAGGGCGAGGTGTCGCTGATGATCACCAAGCACTGCCTGCGCTTCTCGTTCAACCTCTGTCCCAAGCAGGCCAAGGGTGTGAAGGGGGTGATGGGGCAGGTGCGCGCCGACCCGATGACGCTCAAGTCTGGCAGCGAGACCTATACCCTGAAGTTCGAGTGCCGGCCGTGCGAGATGCACGTGATGGGCAAGATGAAAAAGCACATCCTCAAGTCCGCGCCGCCGTCGGAAATCCCGACCAGCGCGCCGATCACCTTCTACAAGCAGCGGCCGTAA
- a CDS encoding HD-GYP domain-containing protein: protein MIKCIDISDLKPGMYIHDLNCDWMSHPFLRNRFVITSEDEIDKIRDAGIHQLYIDTDKGLDVAHAPSAGEVEQQMEQELRALAARETQPPRKVEAAEEFGQARHIHAEAHQIIQHVMQDVRLGRQVELERVEPVVERMTASILRNNDALLALCRIKNKDNYTFLHSVSVGALMVSFCHAMKRGQNTLLHAGIGGMLHDIGKMRIPDAILNKPAKLTETEFAVMKCHVQESEKILRLTPGVSATAIEVAAQHHERHDGSGYPRGLKGSEISELGQMAAIVDVYDALTSDRCYHRGMTPTDALRKIYEWSKFHFNPALVQAFLRCTGIYPVGTLVRLESGKLAVVVEQSESNMLTPKVKAFFSLKSKSYIVPQLIDLARGLGQGGGDRIVRHESPEQWRVDPLRFL from the coding sequence ATGATCAAGTGCATCGACATCTCCGACCTGAAACCGGGCATGTACATCCATGATCTGAACTGCGACTGGATGAGCCACCCCTTTCTGCGCAACCGATTCGTCATCACCAGCGAGGACGAAATCGACAAGATCCGGGATGCCGGCATTCATCAGCTCTACATCGATACCGACAAGGGGCTGGACGTCGCGCACGCACCGAGCGCCGGCGAAGTCGAACAGCAGATGGAACAGGAACTGCGCGCCCTGGCGGCACGCGAGACCCAGCCACCGCGCAAGGTGGAAGCGGCCGAGGAATTCGGTCAGGCACGCCACATCCATGCCGAGGCACACCAGATCATCCAGCACGTAATGCAGGACGTGCGCCTGGGGCGGCAGGTGGAACTGGAACGGGTGGAGCCGGTGGTGGAAAGGATGACCGCCTCCATCCTGCGCAACAACGATGCTCTGCTGGCGCTGTGCCGCATCAAGAACAAGGACAATTACACCTTCCTGCATTCGGTTAGCGTCGGCGCGTTGATGGTGAGCTTCTGTCATGCCATGAAGCGAGGCCAGAACACCCTCCTCCACGCCGGCATCGGCGGCATGCTGCACGACATCGGCAAGATGCGGATTCCCGACGCCATCCTCAACAAGCCGGCCAAACTGACTGAGACGGAATTTGCCGTGATGAAATGCCACGTGCAGGAAAGCGAAAAGATCCTGCGGCTGACACCGGGCGTCTCGGCCACCGCGATCGAGGTGGCGGCACAGCACCACGAGCGCCACGACGGCAGCGGCTACCCGCGCGGGCTGAAGGGCAGCGAGATTTCGGAACTGGGTCAGATGGCGGCCATCGTCGACGTCTACGACGCCCTCACCTCCGACCGCTGCTACCACCGCGGCATGACGCCGACCGATGCCTTGCGCAAGATCTACGAATGGTCGAAGTTCCACTTCAACCCGGCGCTGGTGCAGGCCTTCCTGCGCTGCACCGGCATCTACCCGGTCGGCACGCTGGTGCGCCTGGAAAGCGGCAAGCTGGCCGTGGTGGTGGAACAGAGCGAAAGCAATATGCTCACCCCCAAGGTCAAGGCCTTCTTCAGCCTCAAGAGCAAAAGCTACATCGTGCCGCAGCTGATCGACCTGGCGCGCGGGCTGGGCCAGGGCGGAGGCGACCGCATCGTGCGCCACGAGTCGCCTGAGCAATGGCGGGTCGACCCGCTGCGCTTTCTATGA
- the gstA gene encoding glutathione transferase GstA, with amino-acid sequence MKLYLAPGACSLAPHIALHEAGLPFDTEGVDLRETPHRTEGGADYTMINPKGYVPALEFDHGDVLTECAAILQFIADQAPEMRLAPPNGTLERYRLQEWLNFISAELHKGFGPMWDPSARDDMREAAWARISRRLDWIAPQLAERDYLMGDFSVADAYLYTILNWTHYHKLPLDKWPALQDFMARMAARPAVQQALREEGLLQ; translated from the coding sequence ATGAAGCTCTATCTTGCCCCCGGCGCCTGCTCGCTGGCGCCCCATATCGCACTGCATGAAGCCGGTTTGCCGTTCGATACCGAGGGGGTCGACCTGCGCGAGACGCCGCATCGCACCGAAGGCGGTGCCGATTACACCATGATCAACCCCAAGGGCTACGTGCCGGCGCTCGAGTTCGACCACGGCGATGTGCTGACCGAATGCGCCGCCATTCTGCAGTTCATCGCCGACCAGGCGCCCGAAATGCGGCTGGCGCCGCCCAACGGCACGCTGGAACGCTACCGGCTGCAGGAGTGGCTGAACTTCATCTCCGCCGAATTGCACAAGGGATTCGGCCCGATGTGGGATCCATCGGCGCGGGACGACATGCGCGAGGCCGCCTGGGCGCGCATCAGCCGGCGCCTCGACTGGATCGCTCCGCAGCTCGCGGAGCGGGATTACCTGATGGGCGACTTCAGCGTGGCGGACGCCTACCTGTACACCATCCTCAACTGGACGCACTACCACAAGCTGCCGCTCGACAAGTGGCCGGCGCTGCAGGACTTCATGGCGCGCATGGCCGCGCGTCCGGCGGTGCAGCAGGCGCTGCGCGAGGAGGGTCTGCTGCAGTAA
- a CDS encoding STAS/SEC14 domain-containing protein, with protein MIDTLTSPSPKVVAIKLRGTLHDADYRTLEPLVQAALKDGRKVRLYAQFDDFHGWDLHAAWDDMVFGTRHYTDFERIAVVGDEKWQEWMVKLVRPFTLASVRYFPREETPAAWAWIHEEL; from the coding sequence ATGATCGATACGTTGACGAGTCCCTCGCCCAAGGTGGTGGCCATCAAGCTGCGCGGCACGCTGCACGACGCCGACTACCGCACGCTGGAGCCGTTGGTGCAGGCGGCGCTCAAGGATGGGCGCAAGGTACGGCTCTATGCCCAGTTCGACGATTTCCACGGCTGGGACTTGCACGCGGCATGGGATGATATGGTGTTCGGCACGCGCCACTATACCGATTTCGAACGCATCGCCGTGGTCGGCGACGAGAAGTGGCAGGAATGGATGGTGAAGCTGGTGCGTCCGTTCACGCTGGCGTCGGTGCGTTACTTCCCGCGTGAGGAAACCCCGGCCGCCTGGGCCTGGATTCACGAGGAGTTGTAA
- a CDS encoding sporulation protein: MFKKLLASLGVGGAQVDTQLDNPRLRPGDLLSGRVVVKGGKADQDIEKIDLLLMTEAEYESGEHEDRVAQPLGAVRVAERFTIRAGEERQLPFRLQLPAETPINALAHHGRPLPVWIHTDLAIDIAPDASDRDLLEVHPTPQVATLLQAFEQLGWGLYSTDVEVGTARVGNVTSTLGCYQEMELRPFGGHPRLQEIELTFLPAGDSVHVLIEVDARFGGDFYQALTMGPGFAAQDWVAELRTRLAL, translated from the coding sequence ATGTTCAAGAAATTGCTGGCTTCGCTCGGCGTGGGCGGAGCCCAGGTAGATACTCAACTGGATAACCCACGGCTGCGCCCCGGCGATCTGCTGAGCGGCCGCGTGGTGGTGAAGGGTGGCAAGGCCGATCAGGACATCGAGAAAATCGACCTGTTGCTGATGACCGAAGCCGAATACGAATCCGGCGAGCACGAAGACCGCGTCGCCCAGCCGCTGGGCGCGGTGCGCGTGGCCGAACGCTTCACCATCCGTGCCGGCGAGGAGCGCCAGCTGCCGTTCCGCCTGCAGTTGCCGGCCGAGACGCCGATCAACGCCCTGGCGCACCATGGCCGTCCGCTGCCGGTGTGGATCCACACCGACCTCGCCATCGACATCGCGCCGGATGCCAGCGACCGCGACCTGCTGGAAGTCCACCCCACGCCGCAAGTGGCCACGCTGCTGCAGGCCTTCGAACAGCTGGGCTGGGGGCTGTACAGTACCGACGTCGAGGTCGGCACGGCCCGCGTCGGCAACGTGACGAGCACGCTGGGCTGCTACCAGGAAATGGAATTGCGCCCGTTCGGCGGCCATCCCCGCCTGCAGGAAATCGAGCTGACCTTCCTGCCGGCCGGCGACAGCGTGCACGTGCTGATCGAGGTGGATGCGCGCTTCGGCGGCGATTTCTACCAGGCGTTGACGATGGGCCCCGGTTTCGCCGCGCAAGACTGGGTGGCCGAGCTGCGCACGCGCCTGGCCTTGTAA
- a CDS encoding winged helix-turn-helix domain-containing protein, whose protein sequence is MTTVHLSPSAARHLHLAAQGLLTPPRRRAGKADVLAAIRRMALLQIDTIHVLARSPYLVLFSRLGHYDPAWLDALLAEGALFEYWAHEACFVPSEDYRLLRHRMLDPAGMGWKYSVAWMDKHRAEIEQLIEHIRMHGPVRSADFERRGGKGDGWWDWKPEKRHLEVLFTAGRLMVAKRQRFQRIYDLAERVRPDWNDAHDLPPPETAQHELIRQSCRALGVVKAGWVADYYRLKRGRYDAALHTLADAGELLPVRIEGWKHDAFVHASLSDELALAADERLKASATTLLSPFDPVVWDRRRAAELFGFDYRLECYTPAPKHQYGYFVLPILQRGRLVGRLDAKAHRAQGVFEVKALYLEPGVRVTQRLTADLRTALARLADWHGTPQVKVQRAPDGLAEALSQA, encoded by the coding sequence ATGACCACCGTCCATCTCTCGCCCAGCGCCGCCCGCCACCTCCATCTGGCCGCCCAGGGCCTGCTGACGCCGCCCAGGCGCCGAGCCGGCAAGGCCGACGTGCTGGCGGCGATCCGGCGCATGGCCTTGTTGCAAATCGACACCATCCACGTGCTGGCGCGCAGTCCCTACCTGGTGCTGTTCAGCCGGCTCGGCCACTACGACCCGGCGTGGCTCGATGCGCTGCTGGCCGAGGGCGCGCTGTTCGAATACTGGGCGCACGAGGCCTGCTTCGTGCCGTCTGAGGACTACCGCCTGCTGCGCCACCGCATGCTCGACCCGGCGGGCATGGGCTGGAAGTACTCGGTAGCGTGGATGGACAAGCACCGCGCCGAAATCGAGCAGTTGATCGAACACATCCGCATGCACGGCCCGGTGCGCTCGGCCGACTTCGAGCGCCGTGGCGGCAAGGGCGACGGCTGGTGGGACTGGAAGCCGGAAAAGCGCCACCTCGAAGTGCTGTTCACCGCCGGGCGGCTGATGGTGGCAAAGCGCCAACGCTTCCAGCGCATCTACGACCTGGCCGAACGAGTGCGCCCGGACTGGAACGACGCACACGACCTGCCACCGCCGGAGACGGCGCAGCACGAACTGATCCGGCAGAGCTGCCGCGCACTGGGCGTGGTCAAGGCGGGCTGGGTGGCGGACTACTACCGGCTCAAGCGCGGCCGCTACGACGCCGCGCTGCACACACTGGCCGACGCCGGCGAACTGCTGCCGGTGCGCATCGAGGGCTGGAAGCACGACGCCTTCGTACACGCCAGCCTGTCCGACGAACTCGCGCTGGCGGCGGACGAGCGGCTCAAGGCCAGCGCCACGACATTGCTGTCGCCGTTCGACCCGGTGGTGTGGGACCGCCGCCGCGCCGCCGAACTGTTCGGCTTCGACTACCGGCTGGAGTGCTACACGCCGGCGCCGAAGCACCAGTACGGCTACTTCGTGCTGCCCATCCTGCAGCGCGGCCGGCTGGTGGGCCGGCTCGACGCCAAGGCACACCGTGCCCAGGGCGTGTTCGAGGTCAAGGCGCTCTATCTGGAGCCAGGCGTGCGCGTGACGCAGCGGCTGACGGCCGATCTGCGCACCGCCCTCGCCAGGCTGGCCGACTGGCACGGCACGCCGCAGGTGAAGGTCCAGCGGGCACCGGACGGGCTGGCGGAGGCGCTGAGCCAGGCCTGA